From Eriocheir sinensis breed Jianghai 21 unplaced genomic scaffold, ASM2467909v1 Scaffold1494, whole genome shotgun sequence, a single genomic window includes:
- the LOC126990209 gene encoding ADAMTS-like protein 1: protein MTQLGVGGLLTLLTLLAGVGGAYQGAPVYYWSRTKVGTAHVSHRAHVGPLPHVNEVMTEWSRWGAWDGCSRSCGGGVRSRSRTCVTKYPRVMPGSGIRTSHNHCAGDSVEYSLCAARPCVTVPGQASSGVSFRAAQCRKYNNRRVFGRLVNNWVPYMQGAMNPCSLVCEGEGQGVVYTFGKVTDGTQCSTSGGVTGGVSGYSIGGGVRDGLCVNGRCLPLSCDGRLGGSAREDMCRVCGGRNDTCIHHVGIYHTDLPLPPPPPPPPPPPAVLPDQGNRRESLQDRPERPDTRYSSSSSSSSSSSSSSSSSSSTMTVEASSSSSSSLSRGKKPRRLGYYEVTTIPRGATNVRVQDRSQNFLGECVCVCVCVCVCV, encoded by the exons ATGACCCAACTCGGTGTAGGGGGCCTGCTTACACTGCTGACCTTACTG GCTGGTGTGGGCGGGGCGTACCAGGGCGCGCCGGTCTACTACTGGTCGCGCACGAAGGTCGGCACGGCCCATGTGTCGCACCGCGCCCACGTGGGTCCCCTGCCGCACGTCAACGAGGTCATGACGGAGTGGTCGCGATGGGGAGCGTGGGACGGCTGCTCCAG GTCTTGTGGCGGCGGGGTCAGGTCGAGGTCAAGGACGTGTGTGACCAAGTATCCCAG GGTCATGCCGGGCTCAGGGATTCGAACCAGCCACAACCACTGCGCGGGGGACAGCGTCGAGTACTCGCTGTGTGCCGCCCGCCCCTGCGTCACGGTCCCGGGTCAGGCTTCTTCCGGCGTGTCCTTCAGAGCGGCGCAGTGCAGGAAGTACAACAACAGGCGGGTCTTCGGCAGGCTGGTCAACAACTGGGTCCCGTATATGcaag gcgcCATGAACCCCTGCTCGCTGGTGTGTGAGGGCGAGGGACAGGGGGTGGTGTACACGTTCGGCAAGGTCACGGACGGAACACAGTGCAGCACGAGCGGCGGCGTCACGGGCGGCGTCAGTGGCTACTCTATTGGCGGCGGTGTGCGGGACGGCCTCTGTGTCAACGGGAGGTGcctg CCTCTCTCCTGCGACGGGCGCCTCGGAGGGTCAGCCAGGGAGGACATGTGCCGCGTCTGTGGGGGGCGGAACGACACCTGCATCCACCACGTCGGCATCTACCACACCGACCTGCCGctgccaccccctccaccaccaccaccgcctccacccgcAGTGTTACCAGACCAAGGGAACCGACGGGAGAGCTTGCAGGACCGACCAGAAAGACCAGATACGagatactcctcttcttcttcttcgtcctcctcttcgtcctcctcctcctcgtcttcttccagtACGATGACCGTGGAAGcttcgtcatcatcgtcatcgtcgttGTCCAGAGGGAAGAAACCTA ggcgtCTGGGGTACTACGAGGTCACCACCATCCCGCGAGGAGCCACCAACGTACGAGTTCAGGACAGGTCTCAAAACTtcctgggtgagtgtgtgtgtgtgtgtgtgtgtgtgtgtgtgtgtgtgt